In Legionella lytica, one genomic interval encodes:
- a CDS encoding alpha/beta fold hydrolase produces MLVKDLLIDIPERANASKTQLHIRIVSDNEDSLNTMPYVFMLPGGPGANHSHYKDYECLHSSANVVFFDPRGCGLSEKGEPSSYSMDNYIQDVDVIRRHLNLEKITLLGKSYGAMCALGYTLTYPEHVSSLVLAAGSPSFKNIESARLNIEKRGSLAQQQVCEQLWAGNFKSDKEVDNFFDVMGTMYSWRKRHNLPVNRPAADYNFAREPLNQGFGGFLRTFNYEERLHEVACNTLILVGEEDWVTDKKHSELMASKIPNNQFIVFPNADHSMESDVPHEFFSSIETFLKKQCEKRSQHLFFKEENAEKGPSLEDADKAKLCI; encoded by the coding sequence ATGTTGGTTAAGGATTTATTGATTGATATTCCCGAACGAGCTAATGCGTCCAAAACTCAATTACATATACGTATAGTTAGTGACAATGAGGATAGCCTCAACACTATGCCATATGTTTTTATGCTTCCTGGCGGTCCCGGAGCTAACCATTCTCATTACAAAGATTATGAATGTCTTCATTCGAGCGCTAATGTAGTATTTTTTGATCCTAGAGGATGTGGCCTAAGTGAAAAAGGAGAACCCTCATCATACAGCATGGACAATTACATCCAGGATGTTGATGTAATTCGTAGGCATCTTAATCTGGAAAAAATAACTTTATTGGGCAAATCATATGGAGCAATGTGCGCATTAGGATACACTCTGACTTATCCAGAACATGTTTCTAGCTTGGTTTTGGCTGCAGGTTCTCCAAGCTTCAAAAACATTGAGTCCGCTCGCTTAAATATTGAAAAAAGAGGCTCTCTTGCTCAACAACAAGTTTGTGAACAATTATGGGCAGGAAATTTTAAAAGCGATAAAGAAGTAGATAATTTTTTTGATGTTATGGGCACAATGTATTCTTGGAGAAAAAGACATAATCTTCCTGTAAATCGGCCCGCAGCAGATTATAATTTTGCACGTGAACCATTGAACCAGGGATTTGGCGGTTTTTTACGAACTTTTAATTATGAGGAGCGTCTGCATGAAGTAGCATGCAACACGCTTATTCTTGTTGGGGAAGAAGATTGGGTTACTGATAAAAAGCATTCTGAACTCATGGCCAGCAAGATCCCAAATAATCAATTTATTGTGTTTCCCAATGCGGATCACTCAATGGAATCTGATGTTCCACACGAGTTCTTTTCAAGTATCGAAACTTTTTTGAAAAAACAATGTGAAAAAAGGAGTCAACATCTTTTTTTTAAAGAAGAAAATGCAGAAAAGGGGCCATCGCTTGAGGATGCCGATAAAGCGAAACTGTGTATTTAA
- a CDS encoding protein kinase family protein yields MMLPLLKQQSSSPFSTTRSQIKQVNALVRKINKYQQKNLPLNALHYVDKLITYIQQLNSEHKIKPAIKEWAEQNSLDECQKNLMNESKKRELQEKVKALSVEAKLPSIYNVEHSPSSYPELIGNKLKKIDEKLQFQSLNAENNPAIVVTNPEANITFIVRYFRMLNTGGGKHISPKEIREQCSKDMPQIPAPLAMERIAKEGNDELYFEYSQFYPEGNLKDHFARLREQKEQGTINELTFDKALLDCSRQLMEFLVSLNERKIWYTDMKPSNILLSEGKIILSDIKGLLASQSDKVTSNRINATKGYHSSNVFFNDHYVNLELLQCQTIAATLYQLACGELPESNGGINSWENTYDFSHPAFQSEQGKFIKSIIELFSAHIPLPMEKALARVNEQLEQLTQVGNHSPQNEINEDSEEHMELKLHEKHGQKYMKL; encoded by the coding sequence ATGATGTTACCATTATTAAAGCAGCAAAGCTCTTCACCTTTCAGTACAACAAGATCTCAAATCAAACAAGTTAATGCCCTAGTACGAAAAATCAATAAGTATCAACAAAAAAATCTGCCGCTGAATGCGTTGCATTACGTTGACAAGCTAATAACGTACATACAGCAACTCAATAGTGAACATAAAATAAAGCCAGCGATAAAAGAATGGGCGGAGCAAAACTCACTTGATGAATGTCAAAAAAACCTTATGAACGAGAGTAAGAAACGTGAACTCCAAGAAAAAGTAAAGGCGCTAAGCGTGGAAGCAAAATTGCCTAGCATATATAATGTGGAACACAGTCCCTCAAGCTATCCTGAGTTGATCGGTAACAAACTTAAAAAAATCGATGAAAAATTACAGTTTCAATCGTTAAATGCAGAAAACAATCCGGCAATAGTAGTCACCAATCCAGAAGCCAATATAACTTTTATTGTTCGCTATTTCCGTATGTTAAATACAGGAGGTGGCAAGCATATTTCACCAAAAGAAATTCGTGAGCAATGTAGTAAAGACATGCCTCAAATTCCAGCTCCTTTAGCAATGGAGCGGATTGCCAAAGAGGGTAATGATGAATTGTATTTTGAATACAGTCAGTTTTATCCGGAAGGTAATTTAAAAGATCATTTTGCACGTTTACGCGAACAAAAAGAACAAGGCACTATAAACGAACTAACATTTGATAAAGCCTTATTGGATTGTAGCAGGCAATTGATGGAATTTCTGGTTTCTTTAAATGAGCGTAAAATTTGGTATACCGATATGAAGCCGAGTAATATTTTATTAAGTGAAGGAAAAATTATTCTTAGTGATATTAAAGGGTTATTAGCCAGCCAATCGGATAAAGTCACCAGTAATAGGATCAATGCCACTAAGGGATATCATTCCTCAAATGTTTTTTTCAATGATCATTATGTTAATCTCGAGTTATTACAGTGTCAGACCATAGCGGCTACTTTATATCAATTAGCATGTGGTGAACTACCCGAGTCAAATGGGGGTATCAATAGCTGGGAAAATACTTATGATTTTAGTCACCCAGCGTTTCAGAGTGAACAGGGCAAGTTTATAAAAAGTATTATTGAGCTTTTTTCTGCCCATATCCCACTTCCTATGGAAAAGGCTTTGGCCAGAGTAAACGAGCAACTAGAGCAATTAACGCAAGTAGGAAATCATTCGCCCCAAAATGAGATCAATGAAGACAGTGAGGAACATATGGAGCTGAAGTTGCATGAAAAGCATGGTCAGAAATATATGAAGCTGTAA
- the ycaC gene encoding isochorismate family cysteine hydrolase YcaC produces the protein MNNQFQYRRLDKDDCALLLVDHQSGLISLVQDFSPNEFKNNVLAVSACGKYFKLPTVLTTSFEQGPNGPLVPELKEMHPEAAYIPRPGNINAWDNPDFVKAVKATGKKQLIIAGVVTEVCVAFPALSAIEEGFEVFVVTDASGTFNEVTRHSAWLRMQAAGVQLMTWFGMACELHRDWRNDIEGLGNLFSSYIPNYRNLMTSYFDKMNAGK, from the coding sequence ATGAACAATCAATTTCAATATAGACGCCTGGATAAAGATGATTGTGCTCTATTATTAGTTGATCATCAATCAGGACTTATTTCTCTAGTCCAAGATTTTTCACCCAATGAATTTAAGAATAATGTCCTTGCGGTTTCAGCTTGTGGCAAATACTTTAAATTACCCACGGTGCTAACTACAAGCTTTGAACAAGGTCCGAATGGTCCTCTTGTACCTGAATTAAAAGAAATGCATCCTGAAGCTGCTTATATTCCACGCCCAGGAAATATTAATGCTTGGGATAATCCAGATTTTGTTAAGGCCGTAAAAGCCACCGGAAAAAAGCAATTAATTATTGCAGGTGTTGTGACTGAGGTATGTGTTGCTTTTCCCGCTCTTTCAGCAATAGAAGAGGGGTTTGAGGTATTTGTTGTGACTGACGCATCAGGTACGTTCAATGAGGTCACTCGTCACAGTGCTTGGTTGCGAATGCAGGCTGCAGGTGTGCAATTAATGACATGGTTTGGTATGGCGTGTGAGCTTCATCGTGATTGGCGTAATGACATCGAAGGATTAGGTAATTTGTTCTCGAGCTATATTCCTAATTATCGTAATCTAATGACCAGTTATTTTGATAAAATGAATGCTGGTAAGTAA
- a CDS encoding ABC transporter ATP-binding protein, with protein MIDLIDRPSIIVAKNVGKQVLVHSKTLTILHNVSLKIHEGETIAICGPSGVGKSTLLALLAGLDNPSSGKIYLSGYDLATLGDREKSKLRSKEISFIFQSFYLLPMLNAIENVTLPLEIQGIKQPELMAKHILKQVGLSERLHHYPNQLSGGEQQRVAIARAYVTQPKILFADEITANLDEKNGFLISDLVFKLNQEFKTTLIIVTHDSKLADRCQRKFTIVNGCLHAY; from the coding sequence ATGATTGATCTCATTGATAGACCCTCGATTATTGTTGCAAAAAATGTAGGAAAACAGGTTCTAGTTCATTCGAAAACCTTAACTATCTTGCATAATGTTAGCTTAAAAATCCATGAAGGAGAAACCATCGCAATATGTGGACCTTCTGGTGTAGGTAAATCAACTCTTTTGGCATTATTAGCTGGTCTGGACAATCCTTCCAGCGGAAAAATATATTTATCGGGATATGACCTGGCTACTCTTGGCGACCGCGAGAAATCCAAATTACGATCGAAAGAAATTAGCTTTATTTTTCAGAGCTTTTATTTATTACCGATGCTAAATGCTATTGAAAATGTCACTCTTCCTTTAGAGATCCAAGGTATCAAACAACCTGAACTAATGGCAAAGCATATTTTAAAACAGGTAGGTTTGAGTGAGCGCTTGCACCACTATCCTAATCAATTATCTGGTGGTGAACAGCAAAGAGTAGCAATAGCGCGAGCTTATGTCACTCAGCCTAAAATTCTTTTTGCAGATGAAATTACAGCTAATTTAGATGAAAAAAATGGGTTTTTAATCAGTGACTTGGTGTTCAAATTAAATCAAGAGTTTAAAACCACTCTCATTATTGTAACTCATGACTCTAAATTGGCTGATCGCTGCCAACGAAAATTTACTATTGTTAATGGATGTTTACATGCGTATTAA
- a CDS encoding L,D-transpeptidase has product MKKTIPLILLSGIMAASCTKQDVITDDAGGLHYTTPYQDDTRGRKAFPKTWDVKGKKLFVFNPKKYAWAAYDAKGNRVMTGSASGGMNYCGDIKEECKTVTGTYSVFNKKGADCKSNEYPIAKDGHVIGGAKMPYCMHFHNGYAIHAAYEVPKANSSHGCIRVLPGAAKWLNEQFIDVGTTVLVLPYA; this is encoded by the coding sequence ATGAAAAAAACGATACCACTAATACTTCTATCAGGAATAATGGCGGCATCATGCACAAAACAAGATGTAATTACAGATGATGCTGGAGGGTTACACTATACAACGCCTTACCAGGATGATACGCGAGGAAGAAAAGCCTTTCCCAAAACCTGGGATGTTAAGGGTAAGAAATTATTTGTATTTAACCCTAAGAAATATGCTTGGGCAGCTTATGATGCTAAAGGTAATCGGGTTATGACTGGAAGCGCCTCAGGCGGGATGAACTACTGTGGTGATATCAAAGAAGAGTGTAAAACAGTAACCGGAACCTATTCCGTATTTAATAAAAAAGGAGCTGATTGCAAATCCAATGAATACCCTATTGCCAAAGATGGCCATGTAATTGGCGGAGCTAAAATGCCATATTGCATGCATTTCCATAATGGCTACGCGATTCATGCAGCTTATGAAGTTCCTAAAGCAAATTCCAGCCATGGCTGCATTCGTGTATTACCTGGCGCTGCGAAATGGTTAAATGAGCAATTTATTGATGTAGGAACAACAGTTCTAGTTCTTCCTTATGCATAG
- a CDS encoding arylesterase has protein sequence MRSIIFYLLILCSSLATATNNILIIGDSLSASYGVEENKSWSALIKENLHKKYPDYYLINASISGETSNGGLSRLPELLAKYQPRILIIELGANDGLQGLPIQVIENNLSQMIRLGKKSGSQILLVGIRIPENLGPTYTQRFTAIYPKLAEQEKVLLLPNLLEGIDENPELFQEDALHPNQQAQSSISANIWNKLSILLRTH, from the coding sequence ATGAGATCAATCATTTTTTATCTACTCATACTCTGTTCATCACTTGCAACAGCAACCAACAATATTTTAATTATAGGAGATAGTTTGAGTGCAAGTTATGGAGTCGAAGAAAATAAAAGCTGGAGTGCGTTAATCAAAGAGAATTTACATAAAAAATACCCTGATTATTATCTAATTAATGCGAGTATTAGTGGTGAAACTAGCAACGGGGGGCTAAGCCGTTTACCTGAATTATTAGCAAAATATCAACCACGTATTCTAATTATTGAGTTGGGAGCTAATGATGGATTACAAGGATTACCTATTCAAGTGATTGAAAATAATTTAAGTCAAATGATCCGCCTCGGAAAAAAATCTGGATCACAAATTTTATTAGTAGGAATTCGCATTCCTGAGAATTTAGGTCCTACTTATACCCAACGCTTCACAGCAATTTATCCTAAATTAGCAGAACAAGAAAAAGTTCTTTTATTACCCAATCTACTAGAAGGAATTGATGAAAATCCCGAACTATTTCAGGAGGACGCTCTACATCCGAATCAACAGGCCCAATCGTCAATCAGTGCCAATATATGGAACAAGCTATCTATCCTGCTTAGAACCCATTAA
- a CDS encoding DDE-type integrase/transposase/recombinase, with the protein MRWYSAYPLTINNLEELAAERGVRVRFSNVLIDYLERWHTPFLIQQQKKWLAGPTPGNWIIKRYPVKSRGQRVYLYTLIDRDNKIIDFVALESRDESVARSFFKKSVNDKGIPIQVEAFISTLLRI; encoded by the coding sequence ATGAGATGGTATTCTGCTTACCCCTTAACTATAAATAACTTAGAAGAATTAGCTGCTGAAAGAGGAGTACGTGTAAGATTTTCGAACGTATTAATAGACTACCTTGAAAGATGGCACACACCTTTTTTAATTCAACAACAGAAGAAATGGCTTGCAGGCCCAACACCAGGTAACTGGATAATTAAACGATACCCAGTAAAATCTCGTGGCCAACGTGTTTATTTGTATACATTGATTGACCGAGATAATAAAATTATTGATTTTGTAGCCTTAGAAAGCAGAGATGAATCAGTTGCTCGATCTTTTTTTAAAAAATCAGTGAACGATAAAGGGATCCCTATTCAAGTTGAAGCATTTATTTCCACATTGCTCCGCATTTAG